In the Streptomyces sp. 3214.6 genome, AGCGGTCCGAGATCTGTGCCTCGATCACCCTCGCGGCCTCGGTCGTCGCGGCGGCTTCCTGGTCGTACGTCCTGCTCAACCGCGCCCCCGACTACCTGCCCTGGCTGAAGTGGCTGGTCCTGGTCGGCGGCCTGGTCGCCGCGCTCGGCCTGACCTTCGCGAGCCGGATCAACCGTCAGCTCGCCCTCGCGGCGGCCTCCGCGGGCCTGGTGGCCGCGCTGGCCGGACCGACGGCGTACACCCTCAGCACGCTGCAGGAGGGCCACACGGGCTCCATCGTGACGGCGGGTCCGGCCGGCGCGAGCATGATGGGCGGCGGCGGTCCGGGTGGCGGCGGCCGGGGCGGCTTCGGCGGCGGCATGGGTAGCGGCCAGAACCAGCAGGGCCAGCAGCGCCAGCAGGGCCAGCAGGGCCAGCAGAACGGCAACGGCAACACCCGGAACGGCAACGGCTTCCCCAGCGGCGGTCAGCTGGGCGGCGGTCGGACGGGTGGCGGCACGCCCGGCCAGAGCCAGCAGAACGGCAACGGCAGCACCCAGGGCCAGGGCCGGCAGGGCGGTATGCCCGGCGGCCAGACCGGTGACGGCGGCGGAGGCATGGGCGGCGGTGGCGGTGTCGGCGGTCTGCTCAACGGCGCGTCGGTCACCGACGAGGCCAAGAAGCTGCTGGAGACCGACTCCGGCGACTACACCTGGGCTGCGGCCGCGATCGGCGCCCAGAACGCCGCGAGCTACCAGCTCGCCACAAGCGACGCGGTGATGGCGATCGGCGGCTTCAACGGCACCGACCCGTCCCCGACGCTGGCGCAGTTCAAGCAGTACGTGGCCGACGGCAAGATCCACTACTTCATCGGCAGTGGCTCGGGCGGCGGCGGCATGGGCGGCAGCAGCAGCGGCACGTCCTCGCAGATCAGCGCCTGGGTCGAGGCCAACTTCAAGAAGGTGACGGTCGGTTCGGCCACCTTCTACGACCTGACGCAGAAGGCGAGCGGCTGACCCGCTCCGAGATCGGTTGAGGAAGGGCGGTGGCTCGATGCCACCGCCCTTCCTCAATGCCCCGGGACGCTCACGAACCGGTGAGAACGACAAGCCGCTGGGTCGCCCGGGTCATCGCGACATAGCGGTCCACCGCCCCTTCGATGCCCTCGCCGAACTCCTCCGGGTCGACGAGGACGACCAGGTCGAACTCGAGCCCCTTCGACAGTTCCGGGGTCAGCGACCGGACCCGGGACGACGTCGGCCGGAAGGACGGATCGCCGATGACGCAGGCGATCCCGTCGTCGTGCGCGGCGAGCCACGCGTCGAGGACCGAACCGAGCTCCGCGACGGATCCGTGGACGACGGGGACGCCACTGCTGCGCACGGACGTCGGCACGTTGGCGTCCGGGAGCGCGGCCCGGATGACCGGCTCGGCCTCCGCCATGATCTCCTCCGGCGTCCGGTAGTTGATGCTCAGGGAGGCCAGCTCGATCCGGTCGAAGCCGAGCCGCTCCAGCCGCTCCCGCCACGATTCCGTGAACCCGTGCCGGGCCTGCGCGCGGTCCCCGACGATGGTGAAGCTCCGCGACGGGCACCGCAGCAGCAGCATCTGCCACTCCGCGTCGGTGAGTTCCTGGGCCTCGTCGACGACGACGTGCGCGAACGGCCCGACGAGCAGATCCGGTTCGAGCGTGGGCAGTTCGGTCTCGTCGACCAGGCTGACCTGGGCGTCCTCGCCGCGCAACATCGACACCAGGCCTTCGCCGTCGTCACCGTCGGCGCCGGAGTTGGCGGTGGCCTCGATCAGGTTGTCGACGACCTGTGTCATGCGCTCGCGCTGGGCGGCGAGGATCGCCGCGTGCCGGCGTTTCTGCCGCGCCGTCTCCGGGTCGCCGAGCCGCTGCCGTGCCGCGTCCAGCAGCGGCAGGTCGGACACCGTCCAGGCCTGGGCGTCCGCGCGCTGGAGCCGCTGGACGTCGTCCCGGTCGAGCCAGGGCGCGCACATCCGCAGGTAGGCGGGCACGGTCCACAGGTCGGACACGAGGTCGGCCGCTTCGAGCAGCGGCCACGCCCGGTTGAAGGCGGTGAGCAGCTCCCGGTTCTGCAGCAGCGACTTGCGCAGCAGAGCGGGCGGGACGTCCTCGCCGTCGTGCCCCGTTTCGTGCTTGTCCATCAGGATCGTGAGCAGCTCCTCCCGGACCTGCTCACGTGCTTCGTTGTGCGGAGTGCCCGGTTCCGCCGCCTCGAATGCCACGGCCCAGTCGCCGGCGGTCAGCTGGACGTCGGACCAGTGGGTCGTGACCGTCATCCCCTCGGCGGGCGGCTCCTCGTAGAACCTGACGGCCTTCTCGATCGCCTTCACCAGCTGCGCGGACGACTTCAGGCGGGCCACCTCCGGGTCGGCCTCGACCGCGGCCGTGGCTCCCTCGGCGACGAGATCCCGCAGGGTGCAGGTCTGTACGCCCTCCTCGCCGAGGCTGGGCAGGACGTCGGCGACGTATCCCAGGTAGGGCCGGCTCGGGCCGACGAACAGCACGCCGCCCCGGCGGTGTCCGAGGCGCGGGTCGGAGTACAGGAGGTAGGCGGAGCGGTGCAGGGCGACGACGGTCTTGCCGGTGCCCGGACCGCCGTCCACGACGAGCGCGCCGCGGGATCCCGCGCGGATGACGGCGTCCTGGTCGGCCTGGATGGTGCCGAGCACGTCGCGCATCCGCGCCGACCGGTTGGTGCCCAGGCTGGCGATGAAGGCGGACTGGTCGTCGAGCGCGGCGTGCCCGGCGAACCCGTCCGAGGTGAAGACCTCGTCCCAGTAGTCGCTGATCCGGCCGCGGGCCCAGCGGTACCGGCGGCGGCTCGCCAGCCCCATGGGGTTGGCGTGGGTGGCCCCGAAGAACGGCTCGGCCGCCGGGGAACGCCAGTCGACCAGCAGCCGGCGGCCCTCGCTGTCGGTGAGGCCGAGCCGTCCGACGTACAGGGGCTCGCCGCTGTCGGCGTCGACCATGTGTCCGAGGCACAGGTCCAGGCCGAAGCGGCGCAGGGCGCGCAGTCGGCTGGTCAGCCGGTGGATCTCCGTGTCCCGGTCCATCGCGTGCCGGCCCATGCCGCCGGGCGCCCGGCGCTCGGCGTCGAGGCGGTCGGACAGCTCGGCGATCGCCTCGTCGAGGCACTGCGCGATGGCCGCGAAGTGCCGCTCGTCGTCGGAGACCAGCGCCGGGTCGGCCTTGGCGGAAAGACGGTCGGGAAGGTCGAACGCGCTGGTGGTCAGGGGGTTCACTTGATCAGCTCCGATAAGAGGTCGCATACGACCATGGCACGCGGGAAGAGGGCGTCCGGACGGGCGTGACCGACGTCACGCGGTCGCGGGCGGCCGGTCCCGGCCGTCCCGCCCGTCCCCGTCGCCCTGGCCGGCCGCGTCGAGCAGCAGCTTCGCGGCCACCGTCGCCCCGTCGGTGCGGATCGTGGCGGCCAGGGCGCTCGCGCGCACGCGGGTCTCGGGGTCCAGGGCCGTCTCGAGCGCGGCCGACAGGGACTCGACGGTCGGTGTCGGGTCGAGGTGTGCCGCGCCGATGCCCAGCTCGGCCACCCGCCTCGCCCAGTACGGCTGGTCGGCGATCCGGGGGACCACCAGCTGGGGTGCGCCGGCCCGGGCAGCCGTCGTCGTGGTGCCCGCGCCGCCGTGGTGCACGACGGCGGCCACCCGCGGGAACAGCGCCTGCTGGTTGACCTCGCCGACGACGAAGCAGTCGTCGCCGTCGTCGATCGGGGCCAGGCCCGCCCAGCCGCGGGCGAGGAGTACGCGCCGGCCGCGCGCCCGGGTCGCTTCGATGGCCACCCGGGCGATGTCCGTCGGGGCGTACGCGGCCATGCTGCCGAAGCCCACGTACACCGGTGGTTCGCCGGCCTCCAGGAACGCCTCCAGCTCCGCCGGGAGCGGACGGTCGTCGGGCAGGATCCACGCCCCGGTCTGCACCACGTCGAGGTCCGTCCTGCCCTGCGACGGCCACAGCGTCGCGTCCGCCGCCAGCCACGGCCGGCCGGTCAGGACATGGTCGCGGACGTTGTCCACCGGCGGCAGGCCGATCGCCGCCCGATGACTGTTGAGCGCCTCGCCGTACAACGCGTTCACCCGCTGGGCGTCCTGCTCCCACAGCACCCGGTTGTCGGTCTCGTCCTGCGGGGACGGCGTGCCCGGCCGCCGCCCCGGCGGGAAGTGCCGCGACGGCAGGCCCAAGGTGTGAAAGCACGCGAGGACGTAGGGGATGCCCAGCTTCTCGGCCACGTCCCGTGCGCCGGCCGGCATCAGGCCGGTCGCCAGCAGCGCGTCGCATCCCTCGGCCGCCGCGGTGAGCGTGGCGAACCGAGCGGCGACCAGCGCGGGAGCGAGCCGGAACGCGGCCTCCGCCGTCGGCGGCTTCGGTCCGGCAACCACCGACTTCACCGTCGGGCCGAGCGGCACCAGCGGCACGCCGACCCGCCCCAGCAGCGCGGCGAACTCCTCGTCCGGCGGCGCGCACACCCGCACCTCCGCGCCGAGCTCCCGCAACGCCACCGCCAGTCCCGCCAGCGGTTCGACATCCCCGCGCGATCCCCAAGTAGTCAACAGCACGCGCATTTCGCGACCCCCGTATTCCGCGGATTCCGGTCCAGGCCGGAGATTCTGCGGCACGACGGGGGCCTTGCCGCAAGCCCCCCGGTGCGCTATAAGTTGAGAGTGGCAAGGAGTGGGCAACCTCCTTGCCTCTGCTTTTTCCCGGAAGGGCCCTGCCATGGCCGAGACCGCCAAGGATGCCGCCCGGCACAGCGTGTGGCTGGAAGGCAAGGCGCGTCGGCATGGGCGGGGCGGGGGGCAGCCGTCCGGGCTCGACCTGGACCGGATCATCCAGACCACCGTGCGACTGCTGGACGCCGAGGGGCTGACCGGGTTCTCCATGCGGCGGCTGGCGGCCGACCTCAACGTGACCGCGATGTCCGTGTACTGGTACGTCGACACCAAGGACGACCTCCTCGAACTCGCCCTGGACAGCGTCTACGGCGAGCTGGAGGAACTGCCCGACCCACAGGACGAGAACGCGGACTGGCGCGAGCAACTGCGCACGCTGGCCACGGTGTACCGCGGGCTGCTGGTCCGCCACTCCTGGCTGTCCCCGCTCGCCGGCCGCTACCTCAACCTCGGCCCGAACTCCCTGCGCTTCTCCCGCACGGTCCAGCAGGTCGTGCTGCGCACCGGCCTGCCCGCGCACGGCATCACCGGCGCGATCTCGGCCGTCTTCCAGTTCGTGTACGGCTACGGCACGATCGAGGGCCACTTCATCGCGCGCGCCGCGGACACCGGTCTGAGCCCGGACGAGTACTTCCGGCACGCCCTGAGCGCGAGCGCCGAGGCTCCGCAGACCGCGGAGATCGTCGAGCAGTCCAGGGGGTTCATGGCGGCCCGCGGCGGCGACACGGTCGAGGAGATGATGGACCGCGACTTCACCTTCGCCCTGGACCTGCTGGTCGCGGGCATCGAGGCGATGGTGAAAAGGGGCTGACCAGGGCCTGAGGGACACGGCTGATCAGGCCCTATGACCAGTCCAGTTCCGGACTCGCCCGTACTCGCCTGTACTGGTGCTTACCGGTCCGTACCGGTCGGCCTAGTCCTCCTGGACCAGTCGCGCCGGGAAGCCGCCCGTCGCCACCGGTCCCCATCGCTCGGGCGTGACCCGGATGATCGACTTGCCCTGCTTCCGCATGGCCTCGCGGTACTCGTCCCAGTCGGGGTGCTCGCCGGCGATGTTGCGGTAGTACTCCACGAGCGGCTCCACGGAGTCCGGCGCGTCGACGACCTCGGCGGTGCCGTCGATCTGGACCCAGGGCCCGTTCCAGTCGTCGCTCAGCACGAGGACGCTGACCCGCTCGTCCCGCTTGGCGTTGCGGGTCTTGGCCCGCTCGGGGTAGGTGGAGACGACGATCCGCCCCGAGTCGTCGACCCCGCAGGTCAGCGGCGACGCCTGGGCGCTGCCGTCGGCGCGCCGGGTGAGCAGGATCGCGCGGTGCCGGGGGCGGACGAAGTCCAGCAGCTCGTCCAGGGAGACCTTGGTGTTCGTCGCGATGTTCGGTGCCATGGGCCCACCCTAGGCCGCGGGGCCCTTTTTTCGGCTGACCCTGCTGTGCCTACGTCTGGGCCGGGGTCCACTGGTCCCGTGGTCCCGCTACTGCTGCGGCAGGGCGTCTCCCTGCACCGCCTGGACGTCGAGTTCGACCTTCAGGGTGGTGCCGATGGCCGCGATGCCCGCCTGGACGACCTGGTTGTAGTCCATGGCGAAGTCCTCGCGCCGCAGTTCCGTGGTCGCCCGGAAGGCCGCCCGGGTACCGCCCCACGGGTCCGAGCCCGTGCCGAGGTAGGCCAGGTCCAGGTCCACCGGACGGGACACCCCGCGCATGGTCAGCTCGCCGTGGACGGTCCAGCGGTCCGGGCCGGCCGGGGTCAGACCGGTCGAGCGGTAGGTGAGCTGCGGGTACGTCTCGACGTCCAGGAAGTCCGCCGAGCGCAGGTGGGTGTCGCGCATGGCGTTGCCGGTGTCGATGGACGCCGCCCGGATCACCGTCTCCACCCGGGACTTGGCGACGTCGTCCGGGGCGATCTCGACGGACGCCGTGAAGTCCGTGAACCGGCCGCGCACGCTGGAGATGCCCAGGTGCTGGGCGACCGCGGCGACGGTCGAGTGCGCCGGGTCGACGGTCCAGGGGCCGGGCGGGGGCAGTTCCGTGCCGCCCTGCCGGGCCAGGGTCACGGTGCCGACCTCTGCCCGCCGGCTCGCCGTCACGATCGCGCTGGACGCCGTGGGCGCGTACCCGACGGCCGTGACGATCACCGTGTACGCCCCCGGGGCGAGCTCGGTCGTGTCCCGTACGGCTCCTTCCGCGTCGGCCTCGGCGCGGAGCACCTGGCCGCCCGCCATGTCGGTCACCGTGACGACCGCGTGCGACACGGCCCACCCGTCCCGCGTGCGGATCTTCGCGGTCAGTCCCATCTCACTTGCTCCTCAACTGCGACCGGCCCGGTGCGCGGGGTGAACCCCCGCACCGGGCCGGAGCCTATAGCGAACCGAACTACTCGCCGGGGTGGGCGAGTTCGATGTCGTGGCCGTCGACGCCGGCGCCCGCGACGGTCAGCGCGGTGGCCACCGGCGGGTAGCCGGTCGCGATGACCGTGTAGTCGCCGCCGTCGAGGTCGGCGAAGGCGTACGCGCCGTCCGCGCCGGTGGTGGCGGTGCCGACCACGTTGCCCGCCGCGTCCACGAGCGTCACCCGCGCGTCGGCCAGCGGACCGTGCGGCGCCCGGACGACACCCTGGAGCTGGGCGCCCGCGTCGAGGACGACCTCCGCGCGGGTCACGCCCGTCGCGCCGATCTCGACGGGCAGGGCGCGCGGCCGGAACCCGACGGCGTTCACCGCGACGGTCACGGCGCCCGGAACCAGCTCCGCGAAGGAGAACTCGCCCTGCTCGCCGGTGGCCGCGGTGGCCAGCAGATCGCCCCGCACATCGGTGACGATCACCATCGCGTCCTTGACGCCGTCGCCCGACTCGGCGGCGCGCACGACACCGCTGAGCCCGCTGGTCCCGCTGAGCAGGATGTCGTACGCGACCGGCTCGCCGTTCACGACGACCGTCGAGGCCTGCGGCTGGAAGCCGTCCGCGGAGGCGATCAGGACGTACGAACCCGTACCCGGCGCGTCCAGCGCGTAGGCGCCGTCGGCCTGCGCGACCGACCGGCCGAGCTGACGTCCGCCGAGCGAGATCAGCGTGACGGCGGCCTGCGGCACGGGCGCGCTCTCCGCGCCACGCACGAAGCCG is a window encoding:
- a CDS encoding TetR/AcrR family transcriptional regulator, producing MAETAKDAARHSVWLEGKARRHGRGGGQPSGLDLDRIIQTTVRLLDAEGLTGFSMRRLAADLNVTAMSVYWYVDTKDDLLELALDSVYGELEELPDPQDENADWREQLRTLATVYRGLLVRHSWLSPLAGRYLNLGPNSLRFSRTVQQVVLRTGLPAHGITGAISAVFQFVYGYGTIEGHFIARAADTGLSPDEYFRHALSASAEAPQTAEIVEQSRGFMAARGGDTVEEMMDRDFTFALDLLVAGIEAMVKRG
- a CDS encoding PPOX class F420-dependent oxidoreductase; the protein is MAPNIATNTKVSLDELLDFVRPRHRAILLTRRADGSAQASPLTCGVDDSGRIVVSTYPERAKTRNAKRDERVSVLVLSDDWNGPWVQIDGTAEVVDAPDSVEPLVEYYRNIAGEHPDWDEYREAMRKQGKSIIRVTPERWGPVATGGFPARLVQED
- a CDS encoding YceI family protein; protein product: MGLTAKIRTRDGWAVSHAVVTVTDMAGGQVLRAEADAEGAVRDTTELAPGAYTVIVTAVGYAPTASSAIVTASRRAEVGTVTLARQGGTELPPPGPWTVDPAHSTVAAVAQHLGISSVRGRFTDFTASVEIAPDDVAKSRVETVIRAASIDTGNAMRDTHLRSADFLDVETYPQLTYRSTGLTPAGPDRWTVHGELTMRGVSRPVDLDLAYLGTGSDPWGGTRAAFRATTELRREDFAMDYNQVVQAGIAAIGTTLKVELDVQAVQGDALPQQ
- the helR gene encoding RNA polymerase recycling motor ATPase HelR; the protein is MNPLTTSAFDLPDRLSAKADPALVSDDERHFAAIAQCLDEAIAELSDRLDAERRAPGGMGRHAMDRDTEIHRLTSRLRALRRFGLDLCLGHMVDADSGEPLYVGRLGLTDSEGRRLLVDWRSPAAEPFFGATHANPMGLASRRRYRWARGRISDYWDEVFTSDGFAGHAALDDQSAFIASLGTNRSARMRDVLGTIQADQDAVIRAGSRGALVVDGGPGTGKTVVALHRSAYLLYSDPRLGHRRGGVLFVGPSRPYLGYVADVLPSLGEEGVQTCTLRDLVAEGATAAVEADPEVARLKSSAQLVKAIEKAVRFYEEPPAEGMTVTTHWSDVQLTAGDWAVAFEAAEPGTPHNEAREQVREELLTILMDKHETGHDGEDVPPALLRKSLLQNRELLTAFNRAWPLLEAADLVSDLWTVPAYLRMCAPWLDRDDVQRLQRADAQAWTVSDLPLLDAARQRLGDPETARQKRRHAAILAAQRERMTQVVDNLIEATANSGADGDDGEGLVSMLRGEDAQVSLVDETELPTLEPDLLVGPFAHVVVDEAQELTDAEWQMLLLRCPSRSFTIVGDRAQARHGFTESWRERLERLGFDRIELASLSINYRTPEEIMAEAEPVIRAALPDANVPTSVRSSGVPVVHGSVAELGSVLDAWLAAHDDGIACVIGDPSFRPTSSRVRSLTPELSKGLEFDLVVLVDPEEFGEGIEGAVDRYVAMTRATQRLVVLTGS
- a CDS encoding glycosyltransferase: MRVLLTTWGSRGDVEPLAGLAVALRELGAEVRVCAPPDEEFAALLGRVGVPLVPLGPTVKSVVAGPKPPTAEAAFRLAPALVAARFATLTAAAEGCDALLATGLMPAGARDVAEKLGIPYVLACFHTLGLPSRHFPPGRRPGTPSPQDETDNRVLWEQDAQRVNALYGEALNSHRAAIGLPPVDNVRDHVLTGRPWLAADATLWPSQGRTDLDVVQTGAWILPDDRPLPAELEAFLEAGEPPVYVGFGSMAAYAPTDIARVAIEATRARGRRVLLARGWAGLAPIDDGDDCFVVGEVNQQALFPRVAAVVHHGGAGTTTTAARAGAPQLVVPRIADQPYWARRVAELGIGAAHLDPTPTVESLSAALETALDPETRVRASALAATIRTDGATVAAKLLLDAAGQGDGDGRDGRDRPPATA